A segment of the Desulfobacterales bacterium genome:
GAAAGAAATCTTCAAATCATTGGAAAAAGCTGTAAGCTTGCAAGACATAATAATATCTACATTGATTTTGATAAAATCTATGGCTATATGGATAGTAGAAGAAATTATTCGTTTACGTGCGAATGTTACTACAGATTGGCCTCTTTGCCCAAAATGTGGACAACGTTTGGAAAGTAAAGGATTTCAATCACGCCAAATACTAACTTTGTTCGGCTCAGTTCATTGGAAAAGGCGTGTAGGACGTTGCCCTAACGGGTGCAAGATTGGTCTTATAGCCCCATTAGATGCTTCTTTAAAAATTGCGCCGTATCAGATGACATGTAATACAATTAAACGTATAGCTTGTCTGTTAGCCGTATTTCTGCCCTTCGAAATCGTAGTTTTTTTGTTGCAGCAGTGCTTAGGGCTGAAGATTAGTTCTGATGCTGTATGGAATTGGGTACAAAAATTCGGGTCAGAAGCTATGTATAAAATAGAAGAAGAATTACGGCAGCTTCGTGAAGGGAATTCCCCTTCTCCAGAAAAATTATCGGATGAAATTAATATGCTTCCATTACTGGTCGGAGGGGACGGAGTTAT
Coding sequences within it:
- a CDS encoding ISKra4 family transposase produces the protein MCYDNFKKNFLQVKPETKEIFKSLEKAVSLQDIIISTLILIKSMAIWIVEEIIRLRANVTTDWPLCPKCGQRLESKGFQSRQILTLFGSVHWKRRVGRCPNGCKIGLIAPLDASLKIAPYQMTCNTIKRIACLLAVFLPFEIVVFLLQQCLGLKISSDAVWNWVQKFGSEAMYKIEEELRQLREGNSPSPEKLSDEINMLPLLVGGDGV